The following proteins are co-located in the Campylobacter concisus genome:
- the prfA gene encoding peptide chain release factor 1: MFADKLHPFLDRYNEISTLLSDPNIANDIEKMTKLSKEQSSIEPVASAATKYLEILKDIDENKALLEDSELGELAKEELKNLEISREKLEEEIKILLLPKDPNDDKNIFLEIRAGTGGDEAALFVGDLFNAYIRYAELRGYKFEIVSQSEGNTGGFKEIIVLIKGKGAYSRLKFEGGTHRVQRVPETESQGRVHTSAVTVAIMPEVEDSEIEINPNDIRVDVMRSSGHGGQSVNTTDSAVRITHIPTGLVVTNQDGKSQHKNKEAAMKVLKARLYEMQEQERLAKETSERKSQVGTGDRSGRIRTYNYPQNRISDHRINLTLYRLDAIMAAGLFDEIIEPLITHYQAEAMLEAGI; this comes from the coding sequence ATGTTTGCTGATAAACTTCATCCATTTTTGGATCGCTATAATGAAATTTCTACGCTTCTTAGCGATCCAAATATAGCAAACGATATCGAAAAGATGACAAAGCTCTCAAAAGAGCAATCATCTATCGAACCAGTCGCATCTGCTGCAACAAAATATCTAGAAATTTTAAAAGACATCGATGAAAATAAAGCCCTACTTGAAGATTCTGAGCTTGGTGAGCTTGCAAAAGAGGAGCTTAAAAATTTAGAAATTTCAAGAGAGAAGCTTGAAGAAGAGATAAAAATTTTACTTCTTCCAAAAGATCCAAATGATGATAAAAATATATTTTTAGAAATTCGCGCAGGTACTGGTGGCGATGAGGCTGCGCTATTTGTTGGAGATCTTTTTAATGCTTACATTAGATATGCAGAGCTTCGAGGATATAAATTTGAGATAGTTAGCCAAAGCGAAGGCAATACTGGCGGTTTTAAAGAGATCATCGTGCTTATAAAAGGCAAAGGCGCTTACTCAAGACTAAAATTTGAAGGTGGTACACACAGAGTTCAGCGTGTACCAGAGACTGAGAGCCAGGGCAGGGTGCATACTTCAGCTGTGACTGTGGCTATCATGCCAGAGGTTGAGGATAGTGAGATCGAGATCAATCCAAATGATATAAGAGTCGATGTGATGAGAAGCTCAGGCCATGGCGGTCAGTCAGTAAATACAACTGATAGTGCCGTTAGGATCACGCACATACCAACTGGACTTGTTGTCACAAACCAAGATGGCAAGAGTCAGCACAAAAATAAAGAAGCTGCGATGAAGGTGCTAAAAGCTAGACTTTACGAGATGCAAGAGCAAGAGAGACTTGCAAAAGAAACTAGTGAGCGAAAGAGTCAGGTCGGCACTGGAGACCGCTCAGGCAGGATAAGAACTTATAACTATCCGCAAAACCGCATAAGCGATCACCGTATAAATTTAACACTTTACCGCCTTGATGCGATTATGGCTGCTGGATTATTTGACGAGATCATCGAGCCACTTATTACGCATTATCAAGCAGAAGCTATGCTAGAAGCTGGCATTTAA
- a CDS encoding SMI1/KNR4 family protein, whose product MFLKLNQIAQKLDQIFLPLEQEGMTGMRLLLQNDIKATTQALKNAQEALGVNFPAKFLELISKFDLGNFEICNVKFGSRGDYASELVRLNSVDEFGGKWWSGKARPLNLIVFAVGDPWIFLLDCTSGTVYAWLFGDEELCGRCIASDFEKLFIALASIDIARLNEETLPSSEQILNFVQADDAALDFWQEVAQI is encoded by the coding sequence ATGTTTTTAAAGTTAAACCAGATCGCTCAAAAGTTAGATCAAATTTTCTTGCCACTAGAGCAAGAGGGTATGACTGGCATGAGACTCTTGCTTCAAAATGACATTAAAGCTACCACACAAGCACTTAAAAACGCACAAGAAGCTCTTGGCGTAAATTTCCCAGCTAAATTTTTAGAGCTAATAAGCAAATTTGACCTTGGAAATTTTGAAATTTGCAATGTCAAATTTGGCTCCAGAGGCGATTACGCGAGCGAGCTAGTGCGGCTAAATAGCGTAGATGAGTTTGGTGGCAAATGGTGGAGTGGCAAGGCTCGCCCTTTAAATTTGATAGTCTTTGCCGTGGGTGATCCGTGGATATTTTTGCTTGATTGCACAAGTGGCACGGTCTATGCATGGCTCTTTGGAGATGAGGAGCTTTGCGGTAGATGCATCGCAAGCGACTTTGAGAAATTGTTCATAGCACTTGCTAGTATCGATATAGCAAGGCTAAATGAAGAAACTCTGCCATCATCCGAGCAAATCCTAAATTTTGTCCAAGCAGACGACGCGGCACTTGATTTTTGGCAAGAGGTGGCGCAAATTTAG
- the glmM gene encoding phosphoglucosamine mutase: MKLFGTDGVRGKAGEKLSAQTSMRLAMAAGIYFRKTSATNVILVGKDTRKSGYMIETAIVAGLTAVGYNVLQIGPMPTPAIAFLTENMRCDAGIMISASHNPYYDNGIKFFDSFGNKLDETIEAEIEKIFYDDELIANAQKTMTEIGANKRIDDVIGRYIVQIKNSFPKELNLKNLRVVLDVANGAAYKVAPTVFSELGADVIVINDEPNGSNINQNCGALHPEDLASEVKRLRADIGFAFDGDADRLVVVDENGEVVHGDAILGSLAAFLHEQKALKGGAIVATVMSNAALDDYLKAHKIKLIRSNVGDKYVLEMMKENGINFGGEQSGHVIFNDYAKTGDGLVTSMQVVAMMLKKGKKASEIFGELKPYPQILLNLKITEKKPLDKIEGLKELEASLAKEGIRSLFRYSGTENLIRLLLEGKNQTLVEKRMDEVEKFFIKALNA, encoded by the coding sequence ATGAAACTATTTGGAACAGATGGTGTTCGTGGTAAGGCAGGCGAAAAACTCTCAGCCCAAACATCTATGCGTCTTGCAATGGCAGCTGGAATTTATTTCAGAAAGACCTCAGCTACAAATGTGATTTTGGTTGGGAAAGATACTAGAAAAAGTGGCTATATGATCGAAACTGCAATTGTTGCAGGGCTAACTGCGGTTGGCTACAACGTCCTTCAAATAGGTCCTATGCCAACGCCTGCGATCGCATTTTTAACAGAGAATATGCGCTGTGACGCTGGCATCATGATAAGCGCCTCACACAACCCATACTACGATAACGGCATCAAATTTTTTGATAGCTTTGGCAACAAGCTTGATGAGACGATAGAGGCTGAGATAGAAAAAATCTTCTACGACGATGAGCTCATCGCAAACGCCCAAAAAACAATGACAGAGATCGGCGCAAACAAGAGGATCGACGATGTTATCGGCAGATATATCGTGCAAATCAAAAATTCATTCCCAAAAGAGTTAAATTTAAAGAATTTACGAGTAGTTTTAGACGTGGCAAACGGAGCTGCTTACAAGGTCGCACCAACCGTATTTAGCGAGCTTGGAGCTGATGTCATCGTCATAAACGACGAACCAAATGGTAGCAATATCAACCAAAACTGTGGCGCGCTTCACCCAGAAGATCTAGCAAGCGAGGTAAAAAGGCTTCGTGCTGACATCGGCTTTGCATTTGACGGCGATGCTGATAGGCTTGTCGTTGTCGATGAAAATGGCGAAGTTGTGCATGGCGACGCGATACTTGGCTCACTAGCAGCATTTTTACACGAGCAAAAGGCGCTAAAAGGTGGAGCCATCGTGGCTACGGTGATGAGTAACGCCGCACTTGATGACTATCTAAAAGCTCACAAGATCAAGCTAATTCGCTCAAACGTAGGCGATAAATACGTGCTTGAGATGATGAAAGAAAATGGCATAAATTTTGGCGGCGAGCAAAGCGGTCACGTGATATTTAATGACTATGCTAAGACTGGCGACGGTCTTGTTACCTCGATGCAAGTTGTCGCGATGATGCTTAAAAAAGGCAAAAAAGCTAGCGAAATTTTTGGCGAGCTAAAGCCATATCCACAAATTTTACTAAATTTAAAGATCACAGAGAAAAAGCCGCTTGATAAGATAGAGGGGTTAAAAGAGCTTGAGGCTAGCCTTGCAAAAGAGGGCATAAGATCGCTCTTTAGATACTCTGGCACTGAAAATTTGATCAGACTTTTGCTTGAGGGCAAAAATCAAACTTTAGTTGAAAAACGCATGGATGAAGTTGAGAAATTTTTCATAAAAGCCTTAAATGCGTAA
- a CDS encoding exodeoxyribonuclease III yields MKLISWNVNGLRALVTKDGFAWLTEQKPDFLALQEIKVKESDVPKEIYNLGFKDISVNSGERAGYSGVMSLANFDISTQKAVFFDDTEGRVLEHRFNDIVLFNIYFPNGQKDDERLAYKMDFYEKFLAYCKELVKSGKEVIFCGDVNTAHREIDLKNPKANAKTSGFLPIERAWIDEVLKSGFIDTFRAVNGDVADAYSWWSYRFNARAKNVGWRIDYFFISQGLKDRLKDAFILPEITGSDHCPVGIDIEI; encoded by the coding sequence TTGAAACTTATTAGCTGGAATGTAAATGGCCTTAGAGCACTTGTAACAAAAGATGGTTTTGCATGGCTTACTGAGCAAAAGCCTGATTTTTTGGCGCTTCAAGAGATTAAAGTTAAAGAAAGTGACGTGCCAAAGGAAATTTACAACCTTGGCTTTAAAGATATAAGTGTAAACTCAGGTGAGAGGGCCGGATACTCTGGCGTGATGAGCCTAGCAAATTTTGATATTTCGACACAAAAGGCAGTTTTTTTCGACGATACGGAGGGGCGTGTTTTGGAACATAGATTTAATGATATCGTGCTTTTTAATATCTATTTTCCAAACGGACAAAAGGATGACGAGCGCCTAGCCTATAAAATGGACTTTTACGAGAAATTTCTAGCTTACTGCAAAGAACTTGTAAAAAGCGGTAAAGAGGTGATATTTTGTGGCGATGTAAATACTGCTCACCGTGAGATCGACCTTAAAAATCCAAAGGCAAATGCCAAAACTTCAGGCTTTTTACCTATCGAGCGAGCGTGGATCGACGAGGTGCTAAAAAGTGGCTTTATCGATACCTTTAGAGCCGTAAATGGCGACGTAGCGGACGCTTACTCGTGGTGGAGCTACCGTTTTAATGCAAGGGCTAAAAACGTCGGTTGGAGGATTGATTATTTCTTTATCTCGCAAGGATTAAAAGATAGGTTAAAAGACGCATTTATCTTGCCAGAGATCACAGGCAGCGACCACTGCCCAGTTGGGATAGATATAGAAATTTAG
- a CDS encoding TOBE domain-containing protein has translation MSISARNQLNVEISEVRTGAVNSLISAKLAGGEVLKATVTVDSEKGLDLKVGKKAIFLFKASSVIVSKDDSIKLSATNQIKGVVSEIKDGAVNAEVIIDVNGSKISAIITRESVSSLALKVGDKVTAIIKATQIIVGVK, from the coding sequence ATGTCAATAAGTGCAAGAAATCAACTAAATGTTGAGATATCAGAAGTAAGAACAGGTGCGGTAAATTCGCTAATATCTGCTAAGCTTGCAGGCGGTGAGGTGCTAAAAGCAACTGTTACGGTTGATAGTGAAAAAGGTCTTGATCTTAAAGTTGGCAAAAAAGCTATCTTTTTATTCAAAGCTTCAAGCGTTATCGTTTCAAAAGATGACAGCATCAAACTTAGCGCTACAAACCAAATCAAAGGCGTTGTTAGCGAGATAAAAGACGGAGCTGTAAATGCTGAAGTTATTATCGATGTAAATGGCAGCAAAATTTCAGCTATCATCACAAGAGAGTCAGTTAGCAGCCTAGCTTTAAAAGTGGGAGATAAAGTAACTGCGATCATTAAAGCAACTCAAATTATAGTTGGTGTTAAATAA
- the rpsT gene encoding 30S ribosomal protein S20, with product MANHKSAEKRARQTIKRTERNRFYRTRLKNITKAVRVAVEAKDLNAANEALKVANKSIHSFVSRGFLKKQTAARRVSRLAQLVNTLKAA from the coding sequence ATGGCAAACCATAAATCTGCTGAAAAAAGAGCTAGACAAACTATAAAAAGAACAGAAAGAAATAGATTTTACCGCACAAGACTTAAAAATATAACAAAAGCAGTGCGTGTAGCTGTAGAAGCTAAAGATCTAAATGCTGCAAATGAAGCTTTAAAAGTTGCTAATAAAAGTATCCACAGCTTCGTAAGTAGAGGCTTTTTGAAGAAACAAACTGCTGCTCGTCGCGTTAGTCGTCTTGCACAATTAGTAAATACTCTAAAAGCTGCTTAA
- a CDS encoding transposase: MKKAFFCGVDVSKDKIDVCFLTSITSEKAKFETLPNNHELIKVYFDSFKNDEILVVFEATSNYHLALQKALSDLGIRYCVTNPYKSSLFLKHLSTIKTDTSDSYGLAVYARTFKSEIAPDKYNAEYLEIKSYNSTLNLLQKINTQLKNFKSSQKTLNNKVIDDVIANLIKEIAKLQAMLQKLAFDLVKKAIPETEEIIKENKGFGIDLALNLFPQLHFNRDKSEKQFISFIGLSPRIFQSGSSVHKSQKINKMGNSNIRRILFMTALCAIRFNAKFKTRYERLLANGKKKMTAIVAVMCAIVRYLKSLFPI; the protein is encoded by the coding sequence ATGAAAAAAGCGTTTTTTTGTGGTGTTGATGTTTCTAAAGATAAAATCGACGTTTGTTTTTTAACTTCTATCACGAGTGAGAAAGCTAAATTTGAAACATTGCCTAATAACCATGAGCTTATCAAAGTTTATTTTGATAGTTTTAAAAATGATGAAATTTTAGTTGTTTTTGAAGCAACTTCAAATTATCATTTGGCACTTCAAAAGGCTTTATCTGATTTAGGTATTAGATATTGTGTTACAAACCCCTATAAATCATCTTTATTTTTAAAACATCTTAGCACTATAAAAACTGATACAAGCGATAGTTATGGCTTGGCTGTTTATGCTAGGACTTTTAAAAGCGAGATCGCCCCTGATAAGTATAATGCCGAGTATTTAGAGATAAAAAGTTACAATTCCACCTTAAATTTGCTCCAAAAAATAAATACTCAACTTAAAAATTTTAAAAGCTCTCAAAAAACTTTAAATAATAAAGTAATTGATGATGTTATCGCAAATCTTATAAAAGAGATTGCAAAACTTCAAGCTATGCTTCAAAAACTAGCTTTTGATCTTGTTAAAAAAGCTATTCCAGAAACCGAAGAGATCATTAAAGAAAATAAAGGTTTTGGCATTGATCTCGCTTTAAATTTATTTCCACAACTGCATTTTAATAGGGATAAATCTGAAAAACAATTTATAAGTTTTATTGGTCTTAGTCCTAGAATTTTTCAAAGTGGCTCAAGCGTTCATAAAAGCCAAAAAATAAATAAAATGGGCAATTCTAATATAAGGCGTATTCTATTTATGACTGCATTATGTGCAATTCGTTTTAACGCTAAATTTAAAACACGCTATGAGCGTTTATTAGCTAACGGCAAAAAGAAGATGACCGCTATTGTTGCTGTTATGTGTGCGATAGTCCGCTATTTAAAAAGCTTATTCCCCATTTAA
- a CDS encoding CopD family protein gives MAEYYLYLKYLHYLFFISWMAVLFYQPRLYVYHVENMDKPDFVKVVEVMEYKMYHYIGWVALIGSFFTGILILIAMPDLIKTGHIHVKILVVILMAIYHLDLGRYMKQLKEKRCNKSGIFFRAYNEVPTIAMLIIIWVMIVNPF, from the coding sequence ATGGCAGAATATTATCTTTACTTAAAATACCTCCACTATTTATTTTTCATATCGTGGATGGCAGTGCTGTTTTATCAGCCAAGGCTCTACGTTTATCACGTAGAAAACATGGACAAACCTGACTTTGTAAAAGTGGTCGAAGTGATGGAGTACAAGATGTATCACTACATCGGCTGGGTCGCACTGATTGGCTCATTTTTCACCGGCATTTTGATACTTATCGCGATGCCTGATCTTATAAAAACTGGTCACATCCACGTCAAAATTTTAGTTGTCATCTTAATGGCTATCTATCACCTAGACCTTGGACGCTATATGAAGCAACTCAAAGAAAAACGCTGTAACAAAAGCGGCATCTTCTTTAGAGCTTACAACGAAGTACCAACTATCGCGATGCTCATCATCATCTGGGTCATGATAGTAAATCCATTTTAA
- a CDS encoding NINE protein: protein MGNNIYVAYALWLLTGWLGAHRIYLGKFITGFLMMGLFFIGYSLQIILIGYIFLAIWFIWWIIDAFLVGSGVDKNLQKTELNERLKLKDKEDDLKRLYELFESGAISKAEFEARKEILFR, encoded by the coding sequence GTGGGAAATAATATCTACGTCGCATACGCGCTTTGGCTACTTACTGGCTGGCTTGGAGCGCATAGAATTTACCTTGGTAAATTTATCACTGGCTTTTTAATGATGGGACTATTTTTTATCGGTTACTCTTTGCAAATCATCCTTATTGGATATATATTTTTAGCTATCTGGTTTATCTGGTGGATCATCGACGCATTTTTAGTCGGCAGTGGTGTGGATAAAAATTTACAAAAGACCGAGCTAAACGAGAGACTAAAACTAAAAGATAAAGAGGACGACTTAAAAAGGCTTTACGAGCTTTTTGAGAGTGGTGCGATCAGCAAGGCTGAATTTGAAGCTAGAAAAGAGATACTTTTTAGATAA
- a CDS encoding M15 family metallopeptidase: MTLGEHQEAFMKDVEKLLNYIHSNGYSVRGGELERTQAQQEIYYNSGKSKTMNSNHLKRCAIDLHIFRNGKWLQTKEELQNIGNYWESLNSSNRWGGNFKNFIDVPHFERNC, encoded by the coding sequence ATGACACTTGGCGAGCATCAAGAAGCTTTTATGAAAGATGTTGAAAAACTTTTAAACTATATTCATTCTAATGGATACTCTGTAAGGGGTGGCGAATTAGAAAGGACACAAGCCCAGCAAGAAATTTATTATAATAGTGGTAAAAGTAAAACTATGAATTCAAATCATTTAAAACGCTGTGCTATTGATTTACATATTTTTCGAAATGGTAAATGGCTGCAAACTAAAGAAGAATTACAAAATATTGGTAATTACTGGGAGAGCCTAAATAGTTCTAATCGTTGGGGCGGTAATTTTAAAAACTTTATTGACGTTCCGCACTTTGAAAGAAATTGTTAA
- a CDS encoding diacylglycerol kinase has protein sequence MRNQPEYKFLKNFGYAREGLAEIFKNEKSFRIEICIFLLAALSLFFWNFGLVFNLFLIFSMAFVLVCECLNSGLERVTDLASPDYHTLAKAAKDAGSAAVMIANFLCGALWCVAIGYKIWS, from the coding sequence ATGAGAAACCAGCCAGAGTATAAATTTTTAAAAAATTTTGGCTACGCAAGAGAGGGTTTGGCTGAAATTTTTAAAAATGAAAAGAGCTTTCGCATAGAAATTTGCATATTTTTATTAGCAGCACTATCGCTATTTTTTTGGAATTTTGGCCTTGTTTTTAATCTATTTTTGATATTTAGCATGGCATTTGTGCTAGTTTGCGAGTGCCTAAACTCAGGCTTAGAGCGAGTAACTGATCTTGCAAGCCCAGACTATCACACCCTAGCAAAGGCGGCAAAAGATGCAGGAAGTGCAGCTGTAATGATCGCAAATTTCTTATGTGGCGCGCTTTGGTGCGTAGCGATAGGATATAAAATTTGGAGCTAG
- a CDS encoding replication/maintenance protein RepL: MNEEIYKAIIGEKKVEIINLLVKSCDENGFIVVKISEICEKLDVSKPTVINTFKLLEEKKIFERVKNGVYRFKNL, encoded by the coding sequence ATGAATGAAGAAATTTACAAGGCAATCATTGGCGAGAAAAAGGTAGAAATTATAAATTTGCTAGTTAAAAGCTGTGATGAAAATGGCTTTATTGTAGTAAAAATTTCAGAAATTTGTGAAAAGCTAGACGTGAGCAAACCAACCGTAATAAATACCTTTAAGCTGCTTGAAGAGAAGAAAATTTTCGAGCGAGTGAAAAATGGAGTTTATAGATTTAAAAATTTATAG
- a CDS encoding acetyl-CoA carboxylase subunit A gives MIHKILIANRGEIAVRIVRACRDLHIQSVGIYTAPDSECLHVRIADEAYQVGEDPIKGYLDAKAIVKLAKECGADAIHPGYGFLSENYEFAKAVEDAGLIFIGPKAEVIRKMGDKNIARYLMKRNGIPIVPGTEKLNDESMDAIKEHARRIGYPVILKASGGGGGRGIREVWQEEDMQDAFESCTREAKTYFNNDEVFMEKLVVNPRHIEFQILGDNYGNIIHLCERDCSIQRRHQKIIEIAPCPSISENLRKIMGVTAVAAAKAVGYSNVGTIEFLLDDYNNFYFMEMNTRIQVEHGITEEITGHDLVVRQIRIAAGEILEIEQSDIKPRGYAIEARITAENVWENFIPAPGTIEGYYPALGPSVRVDSHVYKDYTIPPFYDSLIAKLIVKATDYDLAVNKLERALEEFTIEGVRTIIPFLLTISKSKEFRRGFFDTSYVEKNLKTILENTYDDMNKEPNDDLEEVIVEAIKRYKKKR, from the coding sequence ATGATACATAAAATTCTTATCGCAAATCGTGGTGAGATCGCAGTTAGGATAGTCAGAGCTTGTAGGGATTTACACATACAAAGCGTAGGAATTTACACAGCGCCAGACAGCGAGTGCTTACATGTGAGGATCGCTGATGAGGCCTACCAAGTGGGCGAAGATCCGATCAAAGGCTATCTTGACGCCAAAGCTATCGTAAAGCTTGCTAAAGAGTGTGGAGCTGACGCGATACACCCAGGATACGGCTTTTTAAGCGAAAACTACGAATTTGCAAAGGCGGTCGAGGACGCTGGGCTTATCTTTATCGGTCCAAAAGCTGAAGTGATCAGAAAAATGGGTGATAAAAACATCGCAAGATACCTAATGAAAAGAAACGGTATACCAATCGTTCCAGGCACAGAAAAGCTAAATGACGAGAGCATGGATGCCATAAAAGAGCACGCTAGACGTATCGGCTACCCAGTCATTTTAAAAGCAAGTGGTGGCGGTGGCGGCCGTGGCATCAGAGAGGTTTGGCAAGAAGAAGATATGCAAGATGCCTTTGAGTCATGCACCAGAGAAGCAAAGACCTACTTTAACAACGATGAAGTTTTTATGGAGAAGCTTGTCGTAAATCCTCGTCACATCGAGTTTCAAATTTTAGGCGACAACTACGGCAACATCATTCACCTTTGCGAGCGTGACTGCTCTATCCAAAGACGCCACCAAAAGATCATCGAGATCGCACCTTGCCCATCAATTAGCGAAAATTTAAGAAAGATCATGGGCGTGACCGCTGTGGCTGCTGCAAAGGCTGTGGGCTACTCAAACGTAGGAACGATTGAGTTTTTGCTAGATGACTACAATAACTTTTACTTCATGGAGATGAACACTCGTATCCAAGTGGAGCACGGCATCACTGAAGAGATCACCGGCCACGACCTAGTTGTTAGACAGATAAGGATCGCAGCTGGTGAAATTTTAGAGATCGAGCAAAGCGACATCAAGCCACGAGGCTACGCGATAGAGGCTAGGATCACGGCTGAAAATGTCTGGGAGAATTTCATCCCAGCACCAGGCACGATCGAGGGTTACTACCCAGCTCTTGGCCCATCTGTGCGCGTCGATAGCCACGTCTATAAGGACTACACCATACCGCCATTTTATGACTCGCTTATCGCAAAGCTGATCGTAAAGGCGACCGACTACGATCTAGCGGTAAATAAGCTTGAAAGAGCACTTGAAGAATTTACCATCGAAGGTGTGCGAACAATCATCCCATTTTTACTAACAATCAGCAAGAGCAAGGAATTTAGACGCGGATTTTTCGATACTAGCTACGTAGAGAAAAACTTAAAAACTATCCTTGAAAACACCTATGACGATATGAATAAAGAGCCAAACGACGACCTAGAAGAGGTCATCGTAGAGGCGATAAAAAGATATAAAAAGAAGAGATAA
- the lspA gene encoding signal peptidase II, with amino-acid sequence MRKSLVKFFIAFFLIFIVDQAIKMIFIDGFSWDGEFFSLVLTYNKGVAFSMFAFLDEWLKFIQIALILGVFVYLVVEKKLLCSHAIWLGALLGAGSSNITDRFIHGGVVDYVFWHKWFNFAVFNFADVMIDLCVVMILWQSFRKRRESGK; translated from the coding sequence ATGCGTAAAAGCTTAGTTAAATTTTTCATCGCGTTTTTTCTCATTTTTATCGTTGATCAAGCGATAAAGATGATATTTATAGATGGTTTTTCGTGGGACGGAGAGTTTTTTTCGCTAGTTCTTACATATAATAAGGGTGTTGCGTTTTCGATGTTTGCCTTTTTAGATGAGTGGCTAAAATTTATCCAGATAGCCCTCATTCTAGGCGTTTTTGTCTATCTGGTAGTCGAAAAAAAGCTGCTTTGCTCGCACGCCATTTGGCTTGGAGCTTTGCTAGGAGCTGGCAGCTCAAACATCACAGATAGATTTATCCATGGCGGCGTCGTGGATTACGTCTTTTGGCACAAGTGGTTTAACTTCGCGGTCTTTAACTTCGCTGATGTGATGATCGATCTTTGCGTCGTGATGATACTTTGGCAAAGTTTTAGAAAAAGGAGAGAGAGTGGGAAATAA
- a CDS encoding MarR family transcriptional regulator yields MKKIHYKLIFSVLEILSSKNSLTRADICDHLKISKAYLSQIISNRYLIKNQIFSKRIKKWQKMQQLH; encoded by the coding sequence ATGAAAAAAATTCATTATAAGCTAATCTTTTCAGTTCTTGAAATCTTATCATCTAAAAATTCTTTAACAAGGGCTGATATATGCGATCATTTAAAGATTAGCAAAGCTTATCTTTCTCAAATTATTAGTAATAGATATTTAATAAAAAATCAAATTTTTTCAAAAAGGATAAAAAAATGGCAAAAAATGCAACAGCTCCATTAA